One window from the genome of Armatimonadota bacterium encodes:
- the pruA gene encoding L-glutamate gamma-semialdehyde dehydrogenase, with the protein MALPEFRNEPFTDFTVEANRTAMQAALAEVRRELGKELPLVIGGQRLTAYDRFYSRNPSSVDEIVAVVPKASPREVEQAVEAAERAFQTWSRVPAEERAALLLRAADRLRRRKFFAAAWQIYEVGKNWAEADADVAETIDHLEYFAREALRYARGQPLASHPQEYSEYTYLPLGVVAVIPPWNFPLAIPVGMAAAAIAAGNTVVLKPSSDSPANAHVFLEVMEEAGLPPGVLNIVTGSGSEVGDPLVLHPRVRMIAFTGSKDVGVHIYQQAARVSPGQIWLKRVICEMGGKNAVIVDEEADLEEAVSAAVVSGYGFQGQKCSAGSRLVVTAPVYRRVLDAFVEKVRALEVGPAPENFPVGPVINERARQSILNYIQIGMKEGRLAAGGEPAAGNGHFIQPTVFADVDFRARIAQEEIFGPVVAVIKARDFDDALTIANSTEYGLTGAVFTKNPEKMARARRDFHCGNLYINRKSTGALVGVHPFGGFNMSGTDAKVGGPDYLLFFLQPKVTSLKWR; encoded by the coding sequence AGGAGCTGCCCCTGGTCATCGGCGGGCAGCGGCTGACCGCGTATGACCGGTTCTACTCGCGGAACCCCTCCAGCGTGGACGAGATCGTGGCCGTGGTGCCCAAGGCCTCGCCCCGGGAGGTGGAACAGGCGGTGGAGGCGGCGGAGCGGGCTTTTCAGACCTGGAGCCGCGTTCCCGCCGAGGAGCGGGCGGCCCTCCTGCTGCGCGCCGCCGACCGGCTGCGTCGCCGCAAGTTCTTTGCGGCAGCCTGGCAGATCTACGAGGTCGGCAAGAACTGGGCAGAGGCGGACGCCGACGTCGCCGAGACCATCGACCACCTGGAGTACTTCGCCAGGGAGGCGCTGCGCTACGCCCGGGGCCAGCCCCTGGCGTCGCACCCCCAGGAATACAGCGAGTACACCTACCTGCCGCTGGGGGTCGTGGCCGTGATCCCTCCGTGGAACTTCCCCCTGGCCATCCCCGTGGGCATGGCGGCGGCGGCCATCGCCGCGGGCAACACGGTGGTGCTGAAGCCCAGCAGCGACTCTCCGGCCAACGCCCACGTCTTCCTGGAGGTCATGGAGGAGGCCGGCCTGCCTCCGGGCGTGCTGAACATCGTCACCGGGTCTGGCAGCGAGGTGGGCGACCCGCTGGTGCTACACCCCAGGGTGCGCATGATCGCCTTCACCGGCTCCAAGGACGTGGGCGTGCACATCTACCAGCAGGCGGCCAGGGTCTCCCCCGGCCAGATCTGGCTCAAGCGCGTCATCTGCGAAATGGGCGGGAAGAACGCGGTTATCGTGGATGAGGAGGCCGACCTGGAGGAGGCCGTCTCTGCGGCGGTGGTCTCCGGCTACGGCTTTCAGGGGCAGAAGTGCTCCGCTGGATCGCGGCTGGTGGTGACCGCCCCGGTCTACCGCCGGGTGCTGGACGCCTTCGTGGAGAAGGTGCGCGCCCTGGAGGTGGGTCCGGCCCCGGAGAACTTTCCGGTGGGGCCGGTGATCAACGAGCGGGCGAGGCAGAGCATCCTCAACTACATCCAGATCGGGATGAAGGAAGGGCGCCTGGCCGCCGGGGGCGAGCCCGCCGCCGGCAACGGCCACTTCATCCAGCCTACCGTCTTCGCCGACGTGGACTTCCGCGCGCGCATCGCCCAGGAGGAGATCTTCGGACCGGTGGTGGCGGTGATCAAAGCCCGCGACTTCGACGACGCCCTGACCATCGCCAACTCCACGGAGTACGGGCTGACCGGCGCGGTCTTCACAAAGAACCCGGAGAAGATGGCCCGGGCGCGACGCGACTTCCACTGCGGCAACCTCTACATCAACCGCAAGTCCACCGGCGCCCTGGTGGGTGTGCACCCCTTCGGCGGCTTCAACATGAGCGGGACCGACGCCAAGGTGGGCGGCCCGGACTACCTGCTTTTCTTCCTGCAGCCGAAGGTGACGTCGCTGAAGTGGCGCTAG
- a CDS encoding DEAD/DEAH box helicase → MLRGADLHAGLRLLLREVGEVPPGPFVPARFQVEALQAVGRGDVFVSAPTGSGKTWIAERAIEDLLARGGTAWYTTPLKALSNQKFHRFQRLYGEERVGLLTGERKIRPQAPVIVATTEILRNALYDGRTAPDLAVLDEAHYLGDPERGMAWEEIILLAPPATHLLLLSATLQNVDDLAAWLARVRGRPPAVVREWERPVPLRRILVDAAGHLLPQDLAPRLRGGERRPGWLGVCVRELAAAGLLPAILFFPSRRECDQAARELGALRLPGEAARRSAFRVWEHRFPYLAVHPFRWVLVQGGVAPHHAGHLTAWRLAVEDLLDRGLLRVVAATTTLASGLDVPARTVVLSTLSRQSPQGRVDLTATEFHQMVGRAGRRGRDRIGVVALPAASRGEAQFGLALAQAETEPVRSAFHPGYTQVLNLLARRTLQQALGELQRSLAAYEAERFGTLRVGPSRILRRLPPGAAARALEQVHDPLCQAFLLRAVLLQALGYLDDEARLTLQGRWAARLRHPRALVLAEIVRRDGIPASPHRLAAMAAALGSERPPRAGGEDARLGGLAALVRRLAHLEEEFGLEPDPFPQEFRGEWDRQRRRAVPSPAERRAAVCAAWARGGEWGVLVREFEVEEGDLQRIVLQAAEVLMQLEGLPQPSVRAVARETRNLLLRPPVL, encoded by the coding sequence GTGCTCAGGGGAGCAGACCTCCATGCAGGCCTGCGGCTCCTGCTGAGAGAGGTCGGTGAGGTCCCCCCGGGGCCCTTCGTCCCGGCTCGCTTCCAGGTGGAGGCGCTGCAGGCGGTGGGGCGAGGGGATGTGTTCGTCTCTGCCCCCACCGGAAGCGGCAAGACCTGGATCGCCGAGCGGGCCATCGAGGACCTCCTGGCGCGGGGCGGCACCGCCTGGTACACGACCCCCCTCAAGGCCCTGAGCAACCAGAAGTTCCACCGGTTCCAGCGCCTCTACGGCGAAGAGCGGGTGGGCCTGCTCACCGGCGAGCGAAAGATCCGCCCGCAGGCCCCGGTGATTGTGGCCACCACCGAGATCCTGCGCAACGCCCTCTACGACGGTCGAACCGCTCCCGACCTGGCGGTCCTGGACGAGGCCCACTACCTGGGAGACCCCGAGCGGGGCATGGCCTGGGAGGAGATCATCCTGCTGGCCCCGCCGGCGACCCACCTCCTGCTGCTCTCCGCCACGCTGCAAAACGTGGACGACCTGGCGGCGTGGCTGGCCCGCGTCCGCGGGCGGCCGCCGGCTGTGGTGCGGGAGTGGGAGCGCCCCGTGCCGCTACGCCGCATCCTGGTAGATGCCGCAGGCCACCTCCTGCCGCAGGACCTGGCCCCGCGCCTGCGGGGCGGGGAGCGGCGCCCCGGCTGGCTGGGCGTCTGCGTGCGCGAGCTGGCCGCCGCCGGCCTGTTGCCGGCGATCCTCTTCTTCCCCTCACGGCGGGAGTGCGACCAGGCAGCCCGCGAGCTGGGCGCACTGCGCCTGCCGGGGGAGGCGGCGCGCCGGAGCGCCTTCCGGGTGTGGGAGCACCGCTTCCCTTACCTGGCGGTGCACCCCTTCCGCTGGGTCCTGGTCCAGGGCGGGGTAGCGCCGCACCATGCGGGGCACCTTACGGCCTGGCGGCTGGCCGTGGAGGACCTCCTGGACCGGGGGTTGCTCCGGGTGGTCGCAGCCACCACGACCCTGGCCAGCGGCCTGGACGTCCCCGCCCGGACTGTGGTCCTGAGCACCCTTTCGCGACAGAGCCCGCAGGGGCGGGTGGACCTGACGGCCACGGAATTCCACCAGATGGTGGGGCGGGCCGGAAGGCGCGGGCGGGACCGCATCGGCGTGGTGGCGCTGCCGGCGGCCTCGCGGGGTGAGGCCCAGTTCGGCCTGGCCCTGGCCCAGGCGGAGACCGAGCCGGTGCGCTCGGCCTTCCACCCGGGCTACACGCAGGTCCTCAACCTGCTGGCGCGGCGGACGCTGCAGCAGGCGCTGGGCGAGCTGCAGCGCTCGCTGGCGGCGTACGAGGCGGAGCGGTTCGGCACCCTGCGGGTGGGTCCCTCGAGGATCCTGCGCCGCCTGCCGCCTGGTGCTGCGGCGCGCGCCCTGGAGCAAGTGCATGACCCGCTATGCCAGGCCTTCCTCCTGCGGGCGGTCCTCCTGCAGGCGCTCGGCTACCTGGATGACGAGGCGCGGCTCACCCTCCAGGGGCGCTGGGCGGCCCGCCTGCGCCATCCCCGGGCGCTGGTCCTGGCGGAGATCGTGCGGCGCGACGGCATCCCCGCGTCCCCCCACCGGCTGGCCGCCATGGCTGCGGCGCTGGGCTCGGAGCGGCCCCCGCGTGCTGGCGGGGAGGATGCGCGGCTCGGTGGGCTGGCGGCGCTGGTGCGCCGCCTGGCCCATCTGGAGGAGGAGTTCGGCCTTGAGCCCGACCCCTTCCCCCAGGAATTCCGCGGAGAGTGGGACCGGCAGCGGCGCCGCGCCGTCCCTTCTCCGGCGGAGCGGCGCGCCGCAGTGTGCGCGGCGTGGGCGCGGGGCGGGGAGTGGGGGGTACTGGTGCGCGAGTTCGAGGTGGAGGAAGGCGACCTGCAGCGTATCGTCCTGCAGGCGGCGGAGGTGTTGATGCAGCTGGAGGGGTTGCCCCAGCCGTCTGTGCGCGCCGTCGCCCGAGAAACCCGGAATCTGTTGCTGCGACCACCCGTGCTTTGA
- a CDS encoding IclR family transcriptional regulator codes for MGREQRQAGGQERASSGTADRDKVKSLNRAFTLLMALGQASRPLSVAELIVRTGLPRPTVYRLVHTLELNGAVVASDGRYAIGPRVLWLAGRRLGQIELRAAGRPHLVELARRTGETAHLAVLEQGQVVYIDKVESGGPLRMASTVGAIMPAHCTALGKSMLAFLPPAQLQEVLRTHGLPRRTANTITDPARLLAELAAVRARGYAIDNVENEEGIRCVGAPIMDHRGQVAGAISVSGSVATITLERARRELSPLVREAAQHISRTLGWTQPPVRSRGGEP; via the coding sequence ATGGGACGGGAGCAACGGCAGGCCGGCGGACAAGAGCGCGCCAGCAGCGGTACCGCAGACCGGGACAAGGTGAAGTCCCTCAACCGGGCGTTCACCCTCCTGATGGCGCTGGGCCAGGCCAGCCGACCCCTCTCCGTAGCCGAGCTCATCGTCAGGACCGGGCTTCCGCGGCCCACAGTGTACCGGTTAGTGCACACCCTGGAGTTGAACGGGGCGGTGGTAGCCAGCGACGGCCGGTACGCCATCGGCCCCCGCGTCCTCTGGCTGGCGGGGCGGCGGCTGGGGCAGATTGAGCTGCGCGCGGCTGGCCGTCCCCACCTGGTGGAGCTGGCCCGGCGCACAGGGGAGACCGCCCACCTGGCCGTGCTGGAGCAGGGCCAGGTGGTCTACATCGACAAGGTGGAGTCGGGCGGACCGCTGCGCATGGCGTCTACCGTGGGGGCCATTATGCCTGCCCACTGCACGGCGCTGGGGAAGTCCATGCTGGCCTTCCTGCCTCCGGCACAACTGCAGGAGGTCCTGCGCACCCACGGGCTGCCCCGCCGCACGGCCAACACCATAACCGACCCGGCGCGCCTCCTGGCAGAGCTGGCCGCGGTCCGCGCCCGCGGCTACGCCATCGACAACGTGGAGAACGAGGAAGGCATCCGCTGCGTGGGCGCCCCGATCATGGACCACCGCGGCCAGGTCGCCGGAGCGATCAGCGTCTCCGGGTCGGTAGCCACCATCACCCTGGAGCGGGCGCGGCGCGAGCTCAGCCCCCTGGTGCGGGAGGCGGCGCAGCACATATCCCGGACCCTGGGCTGGACCCAGCCCCCGGTCCGCTCGAGAGGAGGGGAACCGTGA